A stretch of DNA from Ignavibacteria bacterium:
ACCAATTGTTATTAATATTATTTTCCCGTCTTTAGATTCCTGTAATCCATCAAAATAAAAAACTATTCTGCAATCATAACCACAACTGCATGCAAGGGACCCGAATAATTCACCAGATAACTTATGTGTCTGAAGTTTGGGGTCATAAATATTCGCTTCTAATAATCTTATGCTTTCATCAATTTTAATTTTAAGAAATGGAAATCTTTTAACAAATTTCTTATAAGCTTTTTTAAAAGAGGGAGTTAGTATTATTTTATTCATTCTTTAACATCTAATAATGAATTGTGGAGTTCGTTAATGGAGTCGTTTGCATTCATCTCTTTTAATTTTCCAGAATGATACAGTGCTTTTGCTTCACTGACTTCTGCCACAATTTCTTCTCTTCTTTCGGCAATAATCCTTTTGTTGAGTATTTCAATTAAAGTCTTTCTTTCTTCAAATGATAGACTCATAATTGTATCTAAAGTTTGATCTAAAGTATTCATTTTTATTCTCAAAGTTTTGTCTTTTTAAAAATATAAAAGAATTTATAAAACGAAAAGGTAATTAGCTACTGGTTCTCTCGATACAATAAAGCTGACGCTTTATTTACTCGAGAACCATCTCTAGTTGCGGTGTTCGAGTAGTTCCGATCTTGCCTAACTTGAGACAAGTTATCGGAACGTATCGAGAACACAAAGATTGATATATTTAATTTGAGATTTTTCTTTTGGTTCTCTCGATACAATAAAGCTGACGCTTTATTTACTCGAGAACCATCTCTAGTTGCGGTGTTCGAGTAACGAACAAAGCGAGAACATTAGGAATCAAATATTGTAAAACCTCAACAAAGCAGCTTTAAACATATTCGCCTTGAATAATAATCAAACATGATTTGATTTTTGATTTACTTGTAATTATTTTAAAATAAAAAACTATATGCCAGAAATTTGCCGATTTTATGGAATAATCATTAAAATGTATTTTAATGATCATCAGCCACCACATTTTCATGCTGAATATGGAAAACATAAAATTGAAGTAACAATTGAAACACTTGAAGTTAGAAATTTTGGAAAATTTCCTAAAAGAGCCCTTTCCATGGTGCTTTAATGGGCAAATACACACAGAACAGAGTTGCTAAAAGATTGGAATCTAGCCAGAATTGGTAAAGAATTAATCAAAATTAAACCATTAGATTAATATGATTAAAGTAAAAAACGTGACGCCTCTTTCGGAGAAAAAAATTTATATATTATTTTCAGATGGCACAGAAAAGATAATTGATATAAAACCATTTATTAAAAGAAATAACATTTCATCAAAACTTATGAATGATAATTATTTTAGAAAGGTGTTTGTTGAAGATGGTGGTGGAATCGCATGGCCAAATGGTTTTGATTTTTGTCCAGTTTATTTATACGAGAATGAATTCAACTTAAAATGAATTGATATTTTGAGATTATCTTTGCCTTGTTCTCTCGATACAAAAATCTAAAGATTTTTTACTCGAGAACCGCTGCGGTGTTCGAGTAACGAGCGAAGCGAGTGTATCGAGAACACAAGGCTGAAATAAAAAAGCCGCCAATTAGGCGGCTTACTAACTAAACATTAGGTTTACTCATTATATAGGGATTGCGCTTCTGTGGAAGAAAGGACTTGATTGTAAATACGCACCATCGTCTAAAGAATCGTAATTTGTTTAATTTTTTAATTTCCTGTGATTAGTATATCATCATAATAAATTGTACCATTGCCACCATTTGCAGAGTATAAACGAATTCCGTCATTTGGTAATGTCGCCCCCGAACTACCCACACAAGCACTTTTCTCCAGCGAACCATTTAGATAATAGGAAACCAAGTTTGTTGATTTATTTATTCTCATCTCAACACTATACCAGACACCTTTTGTTATGGTAGATCCTACAAACCCTGAAGTTCCATCTATCCAACCAAGTTTTCCCCTACTCGGATCATACCCACCACCATACTCTTTGCCATTAACTCTGAAATAAAAAATTGGTCTGAAATGAGTATTAGGGTCTCCCTTGAATTTAAAAGAAACAACAATATTGTCTTTTAAATTTAGGTTAGAGATGTAATAATCATAACAACCATCCCAACTTGTTAAACATCCAATTTTGAAAGAATTCGGAGCTGAATAAGATTGGCTTGTAGTTACTGCAGAGGATCCACCTCCTGAGTAAAATTCAGCCCACCCAGATGGAAGTTTATTAACAGTACATGTATCAAAATTTTCATTATAAAAGATTGTAGTGGATGAAGATGAAGGATTCAGTTGGACATTTGCATTTGTTGTTTTTCCAGAAACTACAGAGATATTTACAGAGTTTGTAGCAAAACCAGATTTAATAACTGTTAGGCTATAAATACCAGTCGGTACATCATTAATAATAAAATCGCCATTTGAATTAGTACTGACTA
This window harbors:
- a CDS encoding carboxypeptidase regulatory-like domain-containing protein codes for the protein MKNFILLINIFATLLTFGCSKDENPSQPQNGSIQGKVTNSTDSAPVIGASVQTTPPTSVVSTNSNGDFIINDVPTGIYSLTVIKSGFATNSVNISVVSGKTTNANVQLNPSSSSTTIFYNENFDTCTVNKLPSGWAEFYSGGGSSAVTTSQSYSAPNSFKIGCLTSWDGCYDYYISNLNLKDNIVVSFKFKGDPNTHFRPIFYFRVNGKEYGGGYDPSRGKLGWIDGTSGFVGSTITKGVWYSVEMRINKSTNLVSYYLNGSLEKSACVGSSGATLPNDGIRLYSANGGNGTIYYDDILITGN
- a CDS encoding DUF4160 domain-containing protein; its protein translation is MPEICRFYGIIIKMYFNDHQPPHFHAEYGKHKIEVTIETLEVRNFGKFPKRALSMVL
- a CDS encoding DUF2442 domain-containing protein; this encodes MIKVKNVTPLSEKKIYILFSDGTEKIIDIKPFIKRNNISSKLMNDNYFRKVFVEDGGGIAWPNGFDFCPVYLYENEFNLK
- a CDS encoding type II toxin-antitoxin system mRNA interferase toxin, RelE/StbE family, which produces MNKIILTPSFKKAYKKFVKRFPFLKIKIDESIRLLEANIYDPKLQTHKLSGELFGSLACSCGYDCRIVFYFDGLQESKDGKIILITIGTHDEVY